CTTGACTCAACCCTTTTCTTGCTTGAAACATAGATGTTAATTCTTCATTAATCAGTAGAGCATAAGTAACTGTGCGTACACATTCTATAATGAGATTAACCATTTTATATGGGATCCCAAGTTCCAGCATAAGATCTCTCAAGAAGCTCCATTCAACTGAATCATAGGCCTTTCTAATGTCCACCTTAATCGTACATCTTGGTGATACTGTTTTCTATGTATACCCTTTGATCAGTGCATGAGCTAGTATTACATTATCCAAAATGTTTCTCCCTTCTATAAATGCAGACTGGGAAGGCCCCACCAGGTAATCCACAACCATTTTCAGCCTAGCAGTAAGTATCTTAGCTATAATTTTGTACATTGTAGAGCAGCAAGCAATAGGTCTGAACTCTTTTACATTATTTGGATTTGCCACCTTAGGTATGAGCGTGACAGTGGTACAGTTGATCTCTCTTAGTAGTTTCCCTGTTTCAAAGAATTGCATTACTGCTTTTATAACATCTTCACCAATCACTTGccagttttctttaaaaaattcagtTGGATAACCATCCATCCCAGGTGCTTTATCAATTGGCAAGTCTTGCACAGCCTTTATAATCTCCTCTCTTGTTACATACACTAGCATTTGTTGCTGCTGTGCAAGTGATAAGCAAGGGCCATCCTGACTATGTTAATGTCAATTCCAGGCATTACTGGGGCAGCCTCTCCTAACAGCTTCTTGAAAAATTACATAAACTCCTGTTGAATCTGTACAGGCTCAGTTAATCTCACATTCTGTTCTGTACAAATAGAGGTGACTTTATTTCTTGCTTGTCTAGCCTTCAGTTATGCATGAAAGTATTTAGTATTAGAGTCTCCATGAGTAATCCAGATAGCCCTCGACTTCTGCCTTAGGATCTTTTCATGGATAGCATCCCATTTCTCAATTAGCAGCAAATTCTTCTTCTCTTGCTTAATCAGTTGTGAGTTTATGTGATCATCATTCAACTCCTGCTGTATAACCTTTAGGTCCTCTCTCAATTGTTTGAGCTTCACCTCCACTGATGAGTATTTCCTTTGTAGCTTCCTACAAATGGTGTACATAGTGTGCCCTTGTATGGCTTGACCCCATAGATGTTTCACTACTTCCTTATACTCCTCTTGTTGCAACAGGACATTCAATAATCTGTATGGCTTCTTAACAAGCACCCTATATATTTCAGTGTTTAATAGAATAGGTGTGTGGTCAAAGCATCCAGGCATTAGATAGATTGCTTCAACTCCTGCATAAGCCCAGAACCATTCAGCATTTCCAAACACCCAGTCTATATGACTGTATATCCTATCTTCAGCCCTCCACTTATTACTCCATGAAAATTGAGCCCCTTTCTTGTTTATTAGCCCTACACCAATGTCACTGATGCATTGCTTGAAATCAACTACTTCATTTTGGTGCACAGGTGCCCCATTTAGTCTGTCCTCCACAGATAAGACACTATTAAAGTCCCCCATGATCAACCAAGGTCCTCTAATTGTTGTGTTGATGTTCCTCAATTGATCCTACAAAGGTCTTCTATCAACTATAGTATGTAGCTCATACACAATAGTTATATAGCTCTGGAATACAGAGTTTCTATCTTGTATATGGCAGTGAATCAGTTGTGAAGATAGCTTCAACACTTCCTCTGAGGTATATCCATAACTAAATGTATGTTAAAATATACTTattcaaaaaattaaatttttaaataaaaagttctacatattatttttataaatttaatagagaagataaatatttttgttgaaattttttaTTCACGCGTTTGATTAAATATAAATTGCTTAATAAGATATGCAACTATTAGTGAAGACTTTCTTAAATTTTAAACATGTAAGTTAtctgtatttttaattaattataaaattctTATTACATATGAATAATtcaattttattttagtttgtttaTTTATTGAACCGCTGAAAAATTATCTTAAATTTGTTGTATGCTATTTTATTTGTGTAGGATTTTCATTATATGAGAGGCTTACATAtgtttagaagaaaaaaaaagaatagtatCATTATAGTTAAAGACTTTGGGAAGATAAAACTATTTTGTCAAATATATAACAATTCTAGTTATCTAATTAAGTATTTTTGGTTCATTTCATGTTTGAGAGTTAAGAAAGATGCATATTTCATAAAATAACTGCATGAATAAAGATTTACAACAAAAATGTTTATcctctttttaaaattttataaaaataactaCATGAATAATGCTATAATtgtaatttattatttaaatagttttattttaataaacgTAGTTATACATAAAACTCATAGAGGGTGTAAGTGTAAGATTTTTATAATATAGGGGAAgtaagtttgattttaaaatacaacAAATGTATCTAAAAATTGATTGATATTATAATGATTAAacctaaaaattaaaatgaataataaagtTAGCGATTGAAGTTTCGTTTCTAGATCTTCTGCTATATGTTAGTACAAAAACTAGCAACAAATTTCATTTTTCGTCACAAACCCGTCACTATTTTACAATACTTTTTTTCAGTTTAATTTTTATTCTGTTTAAATTCTATTTTAAGATTGAAGGtgtttttcattttattctttcttaTTTAGAAGTTAATTAATTCTTCAAGTTATATACATTGTTGTTTTTCCAAATTTCTATATGAATATACTTTTTCATAACCGCATATAATTTTTAGACTAACTCTTGTCATGACTTTCATAGTCGAAATAAAAGAATTCTTCTACAAAAATATTTGCAGCTAATTTATTATAATTAACATATTATTACTGCAATAATAACCTCAAATGTATGACAATATATATAGTTATCGTCAATTATGAAAGGTAATTGTCTACAATTCATTTTGTCATACAAATAATTGGAACTATTAAGCTAACTATTTGTATcgtttttttttaacttgaagcAAAAATATCAATTAACTACAAGATTGAGTTTTAACTGATTTAATGTGACTAAAATATTATTATTGCTACACAAAGCTTCGAGTCGTTGCAAAAACTTATGAATAGCTATAAACTTTCACCACAACAATAAATATGTGGCTATATCATTTATGACAAATAATTGTAGTTACTAAGCCGACTATTGACATGATTTATTtaaaaattgatgcaaaattgttTGCTCAACTacaatattttaatttaaataatttattgtgactaaaaaaattattttgctaCAGTAAGTTTCAGCATGTGGCAAAAACTATTGATTAGCTATGAAAGTTTATATTTGTGGCTATATTATTTTGTCATGACAAATAATCATAGCTATTAAGCCAACTATTGCCACAATATTTTATAACTTGaagcaaaaatatttatttagctaCAACAATTTGTTTCAAAAGATTTATTGTGGCCAAAAGTATACTATTGCTACGGTAAATTTTAACCCGTGGTAAAAACTTATGATTAGCTATGAAATTTTACTGTAGCAATAAGTTTGTAGCTGTTTAGGTAGTTATTGCCACGAAAATTAGTAATTATAGCAAAAATAATGAATTAGCTTTGTAAATTTAGTTTTGTAGCTAagaaattttaagaatttatagATAGCcacgaaattctaattttttggctatTATTGAGTAATAGCTACAAAATTTAGATTTGTagctaagggtggcaagtgggccggcccgggaccgcgggccaaatgGGCCAGGACTTGTAGGACCGGTATTCGTGGGCCTGGTTTGGGCTTCTAGGCCGGTTCGACAATTGGGACCGctgggaccgggaccgtttgggacCGGGATCGGACCGGACCGGTCCCtcgcgggccaaacggtc
The sequence above is drawn from the Nicotiana tabacum cultivar K326 chromosome 13, ASM71507v2, whole genome shotgun sequence genome and encodes:
- the LOC142168022 gene encoding uncharacterized protein LOC142168022, encoding MGDFNSVLSVEDRLNGAPVHQNEVVDFKQCISDIGVGLINKKGAQFSWSNKWRAEDRIYSHIDWVFGNAEWFWAYAGVEAIYLMPGCFDHTPILLNTEIYRVLVKKPYRLLNVLLQQEEYKEVVKHLWGQAIQGHTMYTICRKLQRKYSSVEVKLKQLREDLKVIQQELNDDHINSQLIKQEKKNLLLIEKWDAIHEKILRQKSRAIWITHGDSNTKYFHA